The DNA window GCGGCCAACGCAGCGGCGCCCTGCCCCGATCGATCATCTGACTTCGCTAGCCCGACGCGAGGATTGCGAAGAAAGCTCACAGAGAAAATCGTTTCCTGATTCACGCAAACTGCAGCATTGTGCGATTTTCTTCGCCAAGGAGCACCCCTGAAAATGAAACGCTTCAAAAAGATTCTTGTGGCCACCGATACGCGATTTGCGGATCACCCGATCGTCCAGCAAGCAGCGGAAATCGCTCTTCGCAACAACGCTTCGCTGAAGATTGTCGATGTGGTGCCGGAGTTTCCCTGGACGGTCCGAATGACCCTGGCGAATCATGAGCACATGCGGGAGCTCATCGCCCAAGAGAAGAAGACGGCGCTCGAAGCACTCGCGGAACCGATCCGTCAGACAGGCGTCGAGGTAGAAACCCAGGCGTTGCTGGGCAAAACGTCGATCGAAATTATTCGCGAGGTGATACGCGGCGGTTACGATCTCGTGCTGCGCGTGGCCAAGGGCCGCGAGAGCACGCATCAGGGGTTCTTTGGCAACACCGGCAAAAGATTGTTGCGGAAGTGTCCCTGCGCCGTATGGCTGGTGGCGGCCGCCGCGCCGGCGAAGTTCCAGCAAGTGCTGGGCTGTGTCGACACTTCATCTGGAAGCGAGATCGACGCGGAACTGAACGATCAGGTCTACGAACTGGCGTCCTCGATCGGCGCGTTTTATGGCGCCCGATTCTCCCTGCTTCATGCCTGGTCGATCTGGAATGAACAGATGATCAGGACCCGGATGAAGCCAGCGGAATTCGAAGTCCTGGAGAAAACGAACCACGATCAGATTGCAGCGCTGCTGGACAAGTTTCTGGAAACGCACGGGACCAACATCCGGGCGGACAACATCCAGATGGTCAAAGGCGACCCGCCGGCGGCGATTGCAGAATTCGTTTGCGACAACCACGTCGACCTGGTCGTCATGGGCACCGTGGCTCGATCCGGCGTGACGGGGATGTTCATGGGCAACACGGCTGAGCAGATACTGGACCGCATTGAATGCTCGGTGCTCGCGTTAAAACCCTCCAGCTTCGTTTCCCCCATTCGCCTGGACGATTGAACGGGGATGTCGGGCAGGTTCTGACCCAGGCTGCTGAAAGTCCACCACATCAGCAGCGAACCGAGTGCGCCGCTAACAACGCCGTTCCACTGAAGCCAAACCGGATTCAGCCCCTCCTTCCACCCTGTCGGCGGCTGGTGCTTTTAGAAAGCCCCAACTGCAGGACGGCGGGTGTCAAGTTTGGTTTTCACCAGGACGTTTACTTTATCTGCTGTTCGCGGAGGATGCATTCTGCAATCGGGGGATGAAGCGAGAGTCCCTTGAAATCGAAGGGAGTGCGATCACTCTTGTTCTCTATCAGGTCCATGCTCGCAAGCACGCAGGCGTGCATGTCGTTGATCGAGATCTTTTGCTCGTTCATGACCCTGGCGCTGATGGCGTTAAATTCGATCTCTGATCCGGGGTCGTGCAGATTGTCGTAAGAAGCATGCGGGATCGGCGTGGTGCTCGCCCAGATTAGTTTGGCTCCCGTTGATTTGAGTTGCTGGACAATCGCCCTCAGGTTCTTTTCGTACTGCTGTGGCGTGGCAACACGCACCCCGCCGGCGAGTTTGCTCATCGCGCGAATGGCTTTCGTGTTGGGGTCTTTGTAGTGCGAGTCCGCGAAGCCGAAGTTGAAGTAGATCACGTCCCACTTCTCGCCAGCGAGCATTCCACCAGGCTGCGAGATGGCGAAGCCGGAGTCGCCGACCGGCATCCTGGGAATCACCAAAGTGACTTTCCCCTCCAACTCACTGGCGGCGGATCGAGCCATATTGCGATGCGCGTTATCGCCAAGAACCCGCACGCGCGGCAAGGGTTCTGCGGCTCTTGCCGGCGACCCGAGCAGGAGCACCAGCAGCAGGAGAATGACCAGCTTCAATACCCTCATGGATCAGCCCATCACTTCGGTCATTTCGCCCGTGGGAACGCGGGAAAAAAACTTCGGTATTTTTCTCGACAGGAACCACGAAACCTGAGCAGCCCAAGCCGGCTGATCCTGTGGGCCGAACGCGCTAGCGTCGGGCCGTTCTTCGGAATGAGGGAAAAAAACTTCTTCGGTTTTTGTATAACAGCGAGGACGTTCAACTTTTACTTATGCTTCACCTGGTGATCAAACCGCCAATCTCTCCTGCAACGGCTGGAAGATAAAATGAGCGGGTTGAAAAATCGGCATCGCGGAAAAGGGGAACTCACGCAAAGGCGCGAAGGCGCAAAGAAGGAGGAAGAGGTGTGAGAAGGAATTCGCCACGACCCTTGTGGATGTCGCGTTTCCGATTCCTGCCAAACGGGAAAAATCGCCGAAGTTATTTTCCCCCGATTCCGTGCTATCGGCGAACTTTTTGGTCGGCGCATCGACAGCGTTCAGCATCGAGACAAACAGGTTGGCCAGCGGCTTCTTCCTTTCCAAGACATCCTGGTTCATCGCCGCGTGGCGACTCGTCCGGTTCTTCGCGGACCGGCGGCAGTTGGTCTCGCTCCATGTGGGTGCGGCGAGTATTGTAATAGTCGGTGAGCTCGGCCGTGAGGTAGTCCAGGTGGCCGCCTTTGGGATTCTCGTTATTTGGCTTGCCGCCCTTCTTGTCGCGAATCCCGTGTTAGAACGTCGCCGGCGAGACGAACGTGATCAGTTCTTTGATCGCTCGTCCCACGGCCTTGCCTGGCTGCGACAGTCGCTCCCGCTCGGCTGGCCTGGTGTAGATGCGAGACCGCAGGATCTTGTTTTCCTCTTACAGATACTCGACATACTTTGCCAGCTCGCTGTCGGTCGCCGAGGAGCAGCAGAGGGTGGAAAATCCAGGCGGTCATGGTGTGGTCCTGTTCTCTCATCTGGAACGGGATTATACATTCGTTGTACAGGGACAGGTCCTCGATTTGGACCAGGTAGAACGCCCCAGTATCCGGCTTTTCGGAATCGTTTTCAGCGGTCCTTACAGGCCGAAAATTCGCCGCAGATTCACGCAGCAGCGGCGCTGCTGAAGGCCGGTTTGGAAGCTCGCAGACGTCGAGCAGTGGGAGAATCGAAGTGAACAACGACGACGAGATTGGCCGAGCTGAAGGGGAGCTGCGATGACTCTTGCTACGCGACTTGAGACGATGGCGACCGGACCGGCCGCGCACCAGCCCGCTGCCCTGGATGCAATCCGCGAGATCGAGGAGGAGCTTGGCTTCGACCTTCCGGCGGACTACACCGCCTTCCTCCAGCGATCCAACGGCTTTGACATCGACGTCGATCCTGTTGTCGAGAGTCGCTTTCGGCTCCACCAGATCGAGACGATCATCGACAAGTCGCACGGTTACGGATTCGATGTGCGAGATCAGCAGATCGTTGTCATCGGGGACGACGGCGGCGAACACGCCTATGCCATCGACTTCCGCTTCGACCCCGTGCAGTTCGTCCGCGTGAGCTACTACGACCACGACCGAAGGAGCTTCGAGTATCTCGGCGACTCGCTGGAAGTGTTTGTACGGAATGTGTTGGAAGATACGAAGCTGAAAAAGCCGAAGGGACTTGCGAAGCGGAAGAAGAAGACCGAACTGCCGAACAAGGTGGACCGGAAGCGGAAGCCGGAGGATCCCGGTCTCGCTCTGATCTTGAAAGACCACCACAGCGAGGTCGCCGAGCCCGCGATCTTCGTCAAAGAACTCGGCCAGTTCGTGTTCCGAGGTCAAAATGGGAGCCATGTTCTCGACCCGGACGACGGAAATCCCCATCCACTGCCTGGAGAGGCTCGCCGCAGCTATCCCCCGTTCGCCTACAATCCGCCGAGGAACTCGCTGATCGGCAAGGTCTATGAGCCAGAGCAACACAAGTGGTTCGTAGGTGAGTTCGACATCGAATCCGGCGAGAGGATCGGGACGTTCCCTGACGAGCCACACGTGCATAGTCAGCTAATGCAGATCAGTCCCGACGGAGGCTCCCTCGTGGCGGCGGGACGCGATTTCTATCTTGGGTTGCACGACACCGAAGGGGCGTTCGGCGGTCTTGCTCTCTTTGACACGGCAACCCGCGAACTCCGGCGCCGTTTCTTCTCGTGGCAGGACGGTACGCCTGGTCTTACGATCAACGCTGACGGGTTACTCGTTCACGTGAGCACGCGACGGGAAGGTGATCGTGCTCCGTTTCGCTCGTACCGCGAGATTCTGTTTCGCTCGCTTGAGACCGGGGATGTCGTACGCAAGATCGAACTCAAGGAAAGCTTCCCCCGCTACTACTGGCTGAGAACAACTTCCAGCGGTCGACTGCTGGCCGTCAATGGCGACCACATCGTCTGTGAGATTCACGACGATGGCGGGGTCACGCAACCCATCGGTCCGCGGCGGCTCGCCGAAACGAACAGCCTCGCACTTGTCGGCGACGATCGCCTGTTGATCGGCACGGGGGCCGGTTCTCTGCACCTGCTCGACCTGGCGACGGGCGAGCAACTGTGGAGCGCGCGGCACCGACGCGGATGCTGCGGGTGTCTTTGTGTTTCGGCTGACAATCGCTGGGTGCTGACTGGCGGTTTAGACGCCGGACCCACCCGACTGTGGCGGCTGCCGGATTGACGACTCCTGCACGTAAAGAATGGGTCGCTTCGCAACGCTTTGCAATAGTGGCCGACACTTCGTAAACTGAGTAGTCAAAGCAACTTGAGGCCGCTATTCGGCTTTGATAGCTGGCGGCTACGGAACCGAAGGCGCTTCAAAAGCAGGGAGTACCGACCCATGGAACCCCAGACGGTCGAAAGACTCGAAGAGAAGATTGAAGAGGCGCTCGCCGAGATCTTCGTAAAGAGGGGAATCAAGAAGCTGCCGCTACTGCCCGACCGACGCACGATGCACCTCATGGCAAAGGCGGCGGTGACGGTCTATGAGGCGGCGATCGAGAACCGGCAAACAGAGAATTGACCATGAAAACATCGTTGCTGCTCATTCTGCTCCTCATCGGGCTGATGTCCCCGTGTTCGTTCTGCCAGGAGGGACCGCCGAAAGAATCGCCGCCCAAAGACCAACTCGAAGCCATCAGCCCTGGCGATCACACCCGCAGCCTGATGATGGGCGAGCTGAAACGGAAATACCTGGTCCATGTCCCCCAGGACTACGATCCGACGAAGCCTGCGCCGGTCGTGCTGGCCCTGCACGGAGCGGCGATGGATGGCTCGATGATGGTGTGGTTCTCCGGCCTTAACAAAAAGTCCGATGAGTCCGGTTTCATCGTCGTCTATCCCAGCGGTACGGGCGTGGGGCCATTCCGCACGTGGAACGCGGGCGGTTTCAAGGGCAAGATGGCCGAGGGAAAGGCCGACGATGTCACCTTTATCCGTAGTTTGCTGGACGATCTCGCCGCCGTGGTCAACGTCGACGAGAAACGGGTTTACGCCTGTGGCATGAGCAATGGCGGCATGATGTGTTATCGGCTTGCCGCCGAACTCTCCGACCGAATCGCCGCCATCGCACCCGTGGCTGGGACCATCGCCATCGAGGAGAGTAAACCGCAGCGGCCTGTACCGGTCATTCACTTCCACGGCGACAAAGACAACCTTGTTCCCTTCGGGAAGGCGCAGGGGAAAGCGTCTACGTTCATCAGGTTCAAGACCGTGGAGGAATCGCTCCAGACCTGGATGAAGCTGAACGCTTGCGAAGAGAAGCCGACGACCGACACGCTTTCCCAGGATGGCGACGAGATGAAAGTGACGCGACGGCGTTACCAGGGCGGCAAGGACGGGTCCGAGGTGGTCCTGATCCTGATCGAAGGAGGCGGTCACACCTGGCCGGGACAGCAGCCCCCCGTGGGTTTCATCGGCAAGTCGGCCAGGAATATCTCAGCCAACGACCTGCTGTGGGAATTCTTCCAGCAGCATCCCATGAAGTGAGCCATTCAACGATGACCGAACCAACCTTCCGCAAGCCTCACGAAGGCCGCACTATCGCCGTCGTCGGCGATGTGTACCGATTTCTGGCGACCGGCGACGACACCAACGGCAAGTACGCCATGTGGGAAGCGATCGTTCCTCCGGGCGGCGGTCCGCCTCCGCACATCCACAGCCGGGAGGAAGAGTCGTTCTACATCCTCGAAGGCGAGATCACCTTCACGGTCGGCGAGCAGAAGATCGTCGCCACCGCGGGCGCCTTCGCCAACATGCCGGTGGGCAGTCTACACAGCTTCAAGAACGAAACCGATAAGACCGCACGTATGATTCTCTCAGTGGCTCCTGCTGGCTTGGAGAAGATGTTTTTCGAGGTCGGCGTGCCGCTGGAAGAAGGTTCAAAAGATGCCCTGCCTCCGACGAAGGAAGAGATCGAAAAGTTGTTAGCCGTTGCGCCAAACTATGGGGTCGAGATCAGGGCGCCCGGGCATTGAAAAAACGGGAGATCGAAATGACAGTCTGTTTCAAAGTTCTTGCGTATGTACTTCTGCTGGTTGCGTTCCACCACTGCGCCGCTGCGCAGGAACGACCGCCGCTGATCGTCGCTCACCGTGGGCTGCTCCAGCATGCGCCCGAAAACACCCTGGCAAATTTCCGAGCATGCTTTGAACTGCGTTTGGGTTTTGAGTTCGACGTCCAGCGAACCAAGGATGGGAGCCTGGTCTGTATTCACGATAAAACGGTAAATCGAACCACCAATGGAACAGGCAACGTGGCGGAATTGACGCTGGAGGAGATTCGCCAGCTGGATGCGGGTAGCTGGTTTGACCCAAAGTTCGCTGGCGAAAAGGTTCCGACTGTCGAAGAGGTCTTGAAGTTGATAGCCGATCATGGCCAGACAGAAGTCCTCATCGCCGTTGATTTGAAAGCTGATGCGGTTCAAGAGGAGGTTGTGCGCATGGCTTCGCAGCACAAAATACTTCACCGACTGCTCTTCATCGGCACGACGATCTCCGATTCTTTCGTGCGGCAAGACATCAGAGCCGCTTCCCAAGCGGCCCAAACTGCTGTCGTCGCCAACAAGGCGGGCGAGTTTGCGGATGCGCTGGGAACGACGGAGGGTGATTGGGTCTACTTTCGTTTTTTGCCAACGGGAAAGCAGATCGAAGCCGTCCACCAGGCAGGCAAGAGGGCGTTCATCGCCGGGGCGACCGTGAGCGGTAACATTCCTGAAAACTGGCAGCAGGCCGCAGAGGCAGGGATTGATGGTATTTTGACCGACTACCCCATGGAATTGGCGGCGTTGCTGAGGAGAGACCGAAGCCAATAGAACTGGCCAAGGCGCGAGGGTTCGACCAGCGACGACTTCACAAGCACAACGAGGAGCGAGACTTCCCTTACCGAGGGTTCAGAGTTTCAAAAGCAGGACACTCCGTGTTTGGCGGCAACCTAGGTTGTTTCATCCCTTGTGGGCGTTCATCTTAAGCGATGGCGTCGGCAAATTGAATTTTGGTTTCCGGAGCTATCATGTCGTGGTTCCGTACTTCGCAATCATTTCCAGCAGCGATCGCTTGTCGAGCGGCTTGGTCAGGAAATCCGTGCAGCCAGCTTCCAGGCACTTCTCGCGATCTTCCGACATCGCATTTGCCGTGAGCGCGATGATGGGAAGGTTGATTCCCTGATTACGAACGGTTCGGGACGCTGTGTATCCGTCCATGATCGGCATTTGCATATCCATCAGCACCACGGAAATGCGCTCGCCGTTGCTTTGCGATTGCATGATCCGGTCAACGCCTTCCTGGCCATTGCCGGCAGTGATGACGGTCGCCCCTGCTTGTTCGATGAAATTCTGAGCGAGGAAAAGGATATCGCGGCGATCATCAACAATCAGCACTCGGCCCGTCAGTGCGATTTCAGCACCTGGTTCGTTCGGAGTTGAATCGACAATATTCGGGATGCGGAATTTTACATTCTCAACGGATCCGGGATCCAGCGTAACCGTGAAAGAACTACCGCGTCCCAGCTCACTTTTGGCGTAAATATCGCCGCCAAGCATCTGGGCGAGTCGACGACTGATTGCCAGGCCGAGGCCGGTCCCGCCAAAGGATCGCGTGTTGGAAGCGTCAATCTGGGTGAACGGCTCGAACAGTCCTTCAAGCCTGTCCGGCTCGATTCCGATGCCTGTGTCGGTTACTTCAAACTCCAGCTGACCGGTTCCCTGATTGAATCGCGAGCGAATGCTGACGCTTCCTTCGGAAGTGAACTTGATGGCGTTGCCAACCAGGTTCAGCAGGATTTGGCGCAGACGCGTGCCGTCGGTTTCGATGGTTTCCGGCACTTCGCCGTGGAACTCAGCGGCCAGGTGGATCTGTTTCTCTTCCGCCCGCACGTTCATCAGGGAAATGACATCCGCCAGAATAGACTGCGGAGAAATTCGCTCGCGATCCAGCTCCATCTTGCCGGCGTCAATTTTGGACAGGTCAAGGATGTCGTTAAGAATGTCCAGCAGGAACCGACCGTTGCGTTGAATCGTGTTAACACATTGCTTGTTGTCGGGGTCTTTCAGGTGTTCTCCCAGCATGTCCGCGTAACCGAGGATCGCCGTCATTGGCGTGCGGATTTCGTGACTCATGTTTGCGAGAAACTCGCCGCGCGCCCGGTTGGCCGCTTCGGCCTGCTTGCGCGCGGTCTGCAGCTTCTCTTCGTATTCCTTCCGATCGGTGATATCGACCACCACCTCGATCGAGTGGGTCGCCGTTGGAGAAGTGTCCGTGGGCGATTCGCTAAAGTAAACTCGCTTGCGGAGATCCAGCCATTTTGTCGAACCATCTTCGTGAACGATGCGATGCGCCGTAGAAACGAGTCCGGAATTGGCGCCGCGACACGCCGATTGAATCTTGCTGAGCAGCAATTCGCGATCGTCGGGATGGACTCGATCGTAGATTGCTGAACGCGGAACCGGCAGGTCGGGCGGGAGGTTAAAAATTGCAGCGGCGGTGGAATCAAGAGTGGCTTCATCGCTTTGATAATCGACCTTGATGACGCCAAATTTTGCCAGGTCGACTGCCAGTCGCAATTGCCCT is part of the Lignipirellula cremea genome and encodes:
- a CDS encoding glycerophosphodiester phosphodiesterase, whose product is MTVCFKVLAYVLLLVAFHHCAAAQERPPLIVAHRGLLQHAPENTLANFRACFELRLGFEFDVQRTKDGSLVCIHDKTVNRTTNGTGNVAELTLEEIRQLDAGSWFDPKFAGEKVPTVEEVLKLIADHGQTEVLIAVDLKADAVQEEVVRMASQHKILHRLLFIGTTISDSFVRQDIRAASQAAQTAVVANKAGEFADALGTTEGDWVYFRFLPTGKQIEAVHQAGKRAFIAGATVSGNIPENWQQAAEAGIDGILTDYPMELAALLRRDRSQ
- a CDS encoding SMI1/KNR4 family protein, whose protein sequence is MATGPAAHQPAALDAIREIEEELGFDLPADYTAFLQRSNGFDIDVDPVVESRFRLHQIETIIDKSHGYGFDVRDQQIVVIGDDGGEHAYAIDFRFDPVQFVRVSYYDHDRRSFEYLGDSLEVFVRNVLEDTKLKKPKGLAKRKKKTELPNKVDRKRKPEDPGLALILKDHHSEVAEPAIFVKELGQFVFRGQNGSHVLDPDDGNPHPLPGEARRSYPPFAYNPPRNSLIGKVYEPEQHKWFVGEFDIESGERIGTFPDEPHVHSQLMQISPDGGSLVAAGRDFYLGLHDTEGAFGGLALFDTATRELRRRFFSWQDGTPGLTINADGLLVHVSTRREGDRAPFRSYREILFRSLETGDVVRKIELKESFPRYYWLRTTSSGRLLAVNGDHIVCEIHDDGGVTQPIGPRRLAETNSLALVGDDRLLIGTGAGSLHLLDLATGEQLWSARHRRGCCGCLCVSADNRWVLTGGLDAGPTRLWRLPD
- a CDS encoding cupin domain-containing protein encodes the protein MTEPTFRKPHEGRTIAVVGDVYRFLATGDDTNGKYAMWEAIVPPGGGPPPHIHSREEESFYILEGEITFTVGEQKIVATAGAFANMPVGSLHSFKNETDKTARMILSVAPAGLEKMFFEVGVPLEEGSKDALPPTKEEIEKLLAVAPNYGVEIRAPGH
- a CDS encoding alpha/beta hydrolase family esterase translates to MKTSLLLILLLIGLMSPCSFCQEGPPKESPPKDQLEAISPGDHTRSLMMGELKRKYLVHVPQDYDPTKPAPVVLALHGAAMDGSMMVWFSGLNKKSDESGFIVVYPSGTGVGPFRTWNAGGFKGKMAEGKADDVTFIRSLLDDLAAVVNVDEKRVYACGMSNGGMMCYRLAAELSDRIAAIAPVAGTIAIEESKPQRPVPVIHFHGDKDNLVPFGKAQGKASTFIRFKTVEESLQTWMKLNACEEKPTTDTLSQDGDEMKVTRRRYQGGKDGSEVVLILIEGGGHTWPGQQPPVGFIGKSARNISANDLLWEFFQQHPMK
- a CDS encoding SGNH/GDSL hydrolase family protein — encoded protein: MRVLKLVILLLLVLLLGSPARAAEPLPRVRVLGDNAHRNMARSAASELEGKVTLVIPRMPVGDSGFAISQPGGMLAGEKWDVIYFNFGFADSHYKDPNTKAIRAMSKLAGGVRVATPQQYEKNLRAIVQQLKSTGAKLIWASTTPIPHASYDNLHDPGSEIEFNAISARVMNEQKISINDMHACVLASMDLIENKSDRTPFDFKGLSLHPPIAECILREQQIK
- a CDS encoding universal stress protein gives rise to the protein MKRFKKILVATDTRFADHPIVQQAAEIALRNNASLKIVDVVPEFPWTVRMTLANHEHMRELIAQEKKTALEALAEPIRQTGVEVETQALLGKTSIEIIREVIRGGYDLVLRVAKGRESTHQGFFGNTGKRLLRKCPCAVWLVAAAAPAKFQQVLGCVDTSSGSEIDAELNDQVYELASSIGAFYGARFSLLHAWSIWNEQMIRTRMKPAEFEVLEKTNHDQIAALLDKFLETHGTNIRADNIQMVKGDPPAAIAEFVCDNHVDLVVMGTVARSGVTGMFMGNTAEQILDRIECSVLALKPSSFVSPIRLDD